Proteins from one Rhizobium sp. CB3090 genomic window:
- the treS gene encoding maltose alpha-D-glucosyltransferase, which translates to MDTMHRGRELDPLWYKDAMIYQLHIKSFYDANNDGVGDFAGLHQKLDHIASLGINAIWLLPFFPSPRRDDGYDIADYGNISPDYGTMEDFRGFVDAAHRRNIHVIIELVINHTSDQHPWFQRARQAPAGSPERDFYLWSDTDQRFSETRIIFVDTEKSNWTWDPVAGAYYWHRFYSHQPDLNFDNPLVMEELLKVMRFWLETGIDGFRLDAIPYLVERDGTINENLPETHAILKRIRAALDSTHPGVMLLAEANQWPEDTREYFGDGDECHMAFHFPLMPRMYMAIAKEDRFPITDILRQTPEIPDICQWAIFLRNHDELTLEMVTDAERDYLWETYASDKRARINLGIRRRLAPLMERDRRRIELMNALLLSMPGTPVIYYGDEIGMGDNIYLGDRDGVRTPMQWSFDRNAGFSRADPARLVLPPIADPLYGFEAVNVEAQSTDAHSLLNWMRRMLALRGKHPAFGRGALRFLSPSNRKILAYLREYEDETILCVANLSRLPQAVELDLSQFEARVPIELTGMSPFPPIGQLTYLLTLPPYGFFWFQLVADADGPAWRTAPPEQLSDLLTMVIRRNLLELVDEPRHSNILNSEILPAYLSKRRWFGAKDQTLQAARLISATPIPFAEGVVLGELEAVLPNHTEAYQLPLAVAWDDTQPPVLAQQLALGRLRQGRRVGFLTDGFAVDAMARGIVRGLCERSHTTGRTGTIEFIGTDQLDHLDMTSDMPIHWLSAEQSNSSLIIGDLVIIKLIRHIFPGMHPEVEMTRFLTRAGYDHTAPFLGEVAHTDSSGRRSTLIIVQGAIRNQGDAWNWMLSNLRRAADEFALSDPAAQPRDDFFQSLTNFVGMIGQRLGELHVVLAKSTDEEAFKPMTAGDAEIAALKKTVAGEVSYAFSKLAELDETADPDVDALAKPLLQRQTAIIDLADTLTESVRGTLMTRVHGDFHLGQILVSEGDAVIIDFEGEPARNLAERRAKTSPLKDVAGLLRSLSYLAATADLDNDAVIEHENERRRKAIARFAGKAERAFLDAYFEAISVSAALSMPPEQRRRILHAFLLEKAAYEIAYEARNRPKWLPIPLAGLSGILSNLLEAR; encoded by the coding sequence ATGGACACGATGCACCGCGGCAGGGAACTCGATCCGCTCTGGTACAAGGATGCGATGATCTACCAGCTCCATATCAAATCGTTCTATGATGCCAATAACGATGGCGTCGGCGATTTTGCGGGACTGCACCAAAAGCTGGATCATATCGCGTCGCTGGGAATCAACGCCATTTGGCTGCTGCCTTTCTTCCCCTCGCCGCGTCGCGACGACGGTTATGACATTGCCGACTATGGCAATATCAGTCCGGATTACGGAACGATGGAGGATTTTCGAGGTTTCGTGGACGCCGCCCATCGGCGCAATATCCACGTCATCATCGAGCTCGTGATCAATCACACCTCGGATCAGCACCCATGGTTCCAACGTGCTCGCCAAGCACCGGCAGGCTCCCCCGAACGGGATTTTTATCTCTGGTCGGATACCGATCAAAGGTTTTCGGAAACACGCATTATTTTCGTCGATACCGAAAAATCCAACTGGACATGGGACCCCGTCGCCGGCGCCTATTATTGGCATCGGTTTTATTCGCATCAGCCGGACCTGAACTTCGACAATCCGCTGGTGATGGAAGAATTGCTGAAAGTGATGCGCTTTTGGCTGGAAACGGGCATCGACGGTTTTCGTCTGGATGCCATCCCCTACCTCGTCGAGCGGGACGGCACGATCAACGAGAACCTGCCCGAAACCCACGCGATCCTGAAGCGGATACGCGCGGCGCTGGATTCGACCCATCCCGGTGTGATGCTGCTCGCCGAGGCGAACCAGTGGCCGGAAGACACGCGCGAATATTTCGGCGATGGCGACGAATGCCATATGGCATTCCACTTCCCGCTGATGCCGCGCATGTACATGGCGATTGCCAAGGAAGACCGTTTTCCAATCACCGACATCCTGCGCCAGACGCCCGAAATTCCGGATATCTGCCAATGGGCGATATTCCTGCGCAATCACGATGAACTCACCCTCGAAATGGTGACCGACGCCGAGCGCGACTATCTCTGGGAAACCTATGCCTCCGATAAGCGCGCGCGCATCAATCTCGGTATCCGCCGGCGCCTTGCGCCGCTGATGGAGCGCGACCGCCGCCGGATCGAACTTATGAACGCGCTTCTCCTATCCATGCCCGGAACGCCGGTGATCTACTACGGCGACGAGATCGGCATGGGCGACAATATCTATTTGGGCGACAGGGACGGCGTCAGGACGCCGATGCAATGGTCTTTCGACCGCAATGCCGGCTTTTCGCGTGCGGACCCTGCGCGCCTCGTTTTGCCGCCGATTGCAGATCCGCTCTATGGATTTGAAGCCGTCAACGTCGAGGCGCAAAGCACGGATGCGCATTCGCTTCTCAACTGGATGCGCAGGATGCTGGCGCTGCGCGGCAAACATCCTGCATTCGGACGCGGCGCGCTGCGTTTTCTCTCTCCAAGCAATCGGAAGATCCTCGCCTACCTTCGCGAATACGAAGACGAAACCATTCTCTGCGTAGCCAATCTTTCCCGCCTTCCGCAGGCAGTGGAACTCGACCTGTCGCAGTTCGAGGCGCGTGTGCCGATAGAACTGACGGGCATGTCGCCGTTTCCACCGATCGGCCAGTTGACCTATTTGTTGACGCTACCGCCCTACGGCTTCTTCTGGTTCCAGTTGGTCGCCGATGCCGATGGACCCGCGTGGCGGACAGCGCCTCCTGAGCAGCTCTCCGACCTGCTGACGATGGTCATCCGCCGAAACCTGCTGGAGTTGGTGGATGAGCCCAGACATTCGAACATCCTGAATTCCGAGATCCTGCCAGCTTATCTTTCCAAGCGCCGCTGGTTTGGGGCGAAAGATCAGACACTGCAGGCAGCCCGGCTGATTTCCGCGACACCGATTCCATTTGCCGAAGGCGTCGTGCTCGGTGAATTGGAGGCGGTGCTTCCGAACCATACGGAAGCCTATCAGCTTCCGCTTGCCGTGGCGTGGGATGACACACAGCCACCCGTACTCGCCCAGCAGCTCGCGCTCGGCAGGCTCCGCCAGGGTAGGCGCGTCGGCTTCCTGACGGATGGATTTGCAGTGGATGCGATGGCGCGCGGGATCGTGCGCGGGCTTTGCGAGCGATCTCACACCACGGGCCGCACCGGAACCATAGAATTCATAGGCACCGATCAGCTCGATCATCTCGATATGACCAGCGACATGCCGATTCACTGGCTCTCGGCGGAGCAATCGAACAGTTCGCTGATCATCGGCGACTTGGTCATCATCAAGCTGATCAGGCACATCTTTCCCGGCATGCATCCGGAGGTCGAGATGACGCGTTTCCTGACCCGGGCCGGCTACGATCACACAGCTCCCTTCCTGGGCGAGGTCGCGCATACCGATTCTAGCGGGCGTCGATCCACGCTTATCATCGTCCAGGGTGCGATCCGAAACCAGGGCGACGCCTGGAACTGGATGCTGAGCAATCTTCGCCGCGCCGCCGACGAGTTCGCCTTGAGTGATCCGGCCGCTCAACCGCGCGACGATTTCTTCCAGTCGCTGACGAACTTCGTCGGCATGATCGGTCAGAGGCTCGGCGAACTGCATGTGGTTCTCGCCAAAAGCACCGATGAGGAGGCTTTCAAGCCGATGACAGCAGGCGATGCCGAGATCGCAGCGCTGAAGAAAACGGTCGCGGGCGAAGTTTCGTATGCATTCTCGAAGCTCGCGGAACTGGACGAGACCGCCGATCCGGATGTCGATGCATTGGCCAAGCCGCTTCTGCAGCGCCAGACGGCAATTATCGACCTGGCCGATACGCTGACGGAAAGCGTCCGCGGCACGCTTATGACACGCGTGCACGGCGACTTCCATCTCGGCCAGATCCTCGTCAGCGAAGGCGATGCGGTGATCATCGACTTCGAAGGTGAGCCTGCGAGAAACCTTGCCGAGCGCCGCGCCAAAACAAGCCCCCTCAAGGACGTGGCAGGGCTGTTGCGGTCGCTGAGTTATCTGGCCGCGACCGCCGACCTCGACAACGACGCGGTGATCGAGCACGAGAACGAGCGGCGGCGAAAGGCTATCGCCCGCTTCGCGGGGAAAGCGGAACGGGCTTTTCTCGACGCCTATTTCGAAGCGATTTCAGTGTCGGCGGCGTTGTCCATGCCGCCCGAGCAACGACGCAGGATTCTCCACGCCTTCCTTCTGGAAAAAGCTGCTTATGAAATCGCCTACGAGGCGCGCAACCGGCCAAAATGGCTGCCCATTCCATTGGCAGGGCTTTCGGGCATCCTGTCCAATCTTCTGGAGGCTCGCTAG
- the glgB gene encoding 1,4-alpha-glucan branching protein GlgB, with protein sequence MDIERSDLLAGIGQDAIAALTQGRHGDPFAILGIHKHGMFTIVRVLMPGADAVDIIDTASGNVLTTCQLVHPAGLFAAAIASKLDYCLQIKWPDAVQLTEDPYSFGLLLGELDLHLISEGTHYNLSRTLGAIAMEVDGIAGVRFAVWAPNARRVSVVGDFNSWDGRRNPMRLRARAGVWEIFIPRLTPGERYKFEIIDANGNCLPQKADPVARASEAAPSTASIVASSIPFRWSDDKWLHARQSAKGLEGAISVYEVHVGSWLRNLQDGNRSFDWIELSQRLVPYARDMGFTHIELLPIMEHPFGGSWGYQPLGLFAPTGRYGTPEDFAYFVDRCHEANLGVILDWVPAHFPTDVWGLARFDGSALYEHEDPREGFHADWNTLIYNLGRNEVKGFLIASALEWLERYHVDGLRVDAVASMLYRDYSRNEGEWIPNRYGGRENLEAVEFLKHLNSIIHQRCPHAFMIAEESTAWPGVTKPPEQGGLGFDIKWNMGWMHDSLTYMSKDPVYRRHHHDMMTFGMIYAYSEHFMLPLSHDEVVHGKGSLLTKMPGDDWQKFANLRAYLAFMWGYPGKKLLFMGGEIAQPGEWQHDQSVTWDVLDQPRHACLQRLVRDLNGIYGREEALQFGDLDPQGFEWAVVDDAANSVFAMLRFPRDRSYSILVVSNFTPVPRHDYRIGVPTEGIWIEELNSDAHEYGGSGLVNGAVPAALSLLNGRPASLSLRLPPLSTIFIKGPR encoded by the coding sequence GTGGATATCGAACGCTCCGACCTTCTCGCCGGCATTGGACAGGATGCGATTGCGGCGCTGACGCAAGGACGCCACGGCGATCCGTTTGCAATCCTCGGAATCCATAAACACGGCATGTTCACGATCGTACGCGTCCTCATGCCCGGCGCAGATGCGGTCGATATCATCGACACCGCGAGCGGCAATGTCCTGACGACCTGCCAGCTTGTTCACCCGGCCGGATTGTTTGCGGCCGCGATTGCTTCCAAATTGGACTATTGCCTGCAGATCAAGTGGCCGGATGCAGTTCAACTGACTGAGGACCCCTATAGCTTTGGGCTTCTGCTGGGCGAACTCGATCTCCATCTGATTTCGGAGGGAACCCACTACAATCTCAGCCGAACCCTCGGCGCCATCGCAATGGAGGTCGACGGTATCGCCGGCGTTCGCTTTGCCGTATGGGCACCGAACGCTCGGCGAGTCTCCGTGGTCGGAGATTTCAATTCCTGGGACGGCCGGCGCAACCCCATGCGCCTGCGCGCGCGCGCGGGCGTTTGGGAGATCTTTATTCCGCGGCTGACACCTGGAGAGCGCTATAAGTTCGAGATTATCGATGCAAATGGCAACTGCCTTCCGCAGAAGGCCGATCCGGTGGCGCGGGCGAGCGAAGCTGCGCCGTCCACCGCTTCCATCGTCGCGTCCTCAATACCGTTCCGCTGGAGCGATGACAAATGGCTCCATGCCCGGCAATCGGCAAAGGGCCTGGAGGGGGCGATCTCTGTCTACGAAGTCCATGTGGGTTCGTGGCTTCGAAATCTCCAGGACGGCAACCGGTCTTTCGACTGGATCGAACTCAGCCAGCGGCTCGTCCCCTATGCGCGTGACATGGGATTCACCCACATCGAGTTGCTTCCTATCATGGAGCACCCGTTCGGCGGCTCCTGGGGCTACCAGCCTCTCGGCCTTTTCGCCCCCACCGGACGCTATGGTACGCCGGAAGACTTCGCCTATTTCGTCGATCGATGCCACGAAGCAAATCTGGGTGTGATCCTGGACTGGGTGCCAGCACACTTTCCGACCGATGTCTGGGGACTGGCCCGCTTCGACGGCAGCGCCCTATACGAACATGAGGACCCCCGAGAAGGTTTCCACGCCGATTGGAATACGCTGATCTACAATCTCGGCCGCAACGAGGTGAAAGGCTTTCTGATCGCCAGCGCCTTGGAGTGGCTGGAGCGCTATCACGTGGATGGCCTGAGGGTGGATGCCGTGGCTTCGATGCTCTACCGCGACTATAGCCGCAACGAAGGCGAATGGATTCCCAATCGATACGGCGGCCGGGAGAATCTGGAAGCGGTCGAATTCCTCAAGCACCTGAACAGCATCATCCATCAACGATGCCCGCACGCATTCATGATCGCCGAAGAATCCACGGCCTGGCCAGGGGTGACGAAACCGCCGGAGCAAGGCGGTCTCGGCTTTGACATCAAATGGAATATGGGCTGGATGCATGACAGCCTCACTTACATGTCGAAGGATCCCGTTTACCGCAGACATCACCATGACATGATGACCTTCGGCATGATCTATGCCTATTCCGAACACTTCATGCTGCCGCTCTCCCACGATGAGGTCGTCCACGGAAAGGGCTCCCTTCTGACGAAAATGCCGGGCGACGACTGGCAGAAATTCGCCAATCTCCGGGCGTACCTCGCTTTCATGTGGGGCTATCCGGGCAAGAAGCTCCTTTTCATGGGTGGGGAAATCGCGCAGCCTGGCGAGTGGCAACACGATCAATCCGTAACCTGGGATGTCCTCGACCAGCCGCGACACGCGTGCCTGCAGCGTCTGGTAAGGGATCTGAACGGCATTTACGGCAGGGAGGAAGCCCTGCAGTTCGGCGACCTTGATCCGCAGGGCTTCGAATGGGCCGTGGTCGATGATGCGGCCAATTCCGTTTTCGCGATGCTGCGGTTTCCGCGAGACCGTTCTTATTCCATTCTTGTCGTGTCGAACTTTACGCCCGTCCCGCGTCATGATTACCGCATCGGCGTTCCGACGGAAGGGATATGGATCGAGGAGCTCAATAGCGATGCCCATGAATATGGTGGCTCCGGCCTAGTGAACGGGGCAGTGCCGGCGGCTTTGTCTTTGCTGAACGGTCGCCCCGCCTCACTATCCCTTCGGCTGCCGCCGCTTTCTACCATCTTCATCAAAGGACCTCGATGA
- a CDS encoding adenylate/guanylate cyclase domain-containing protein, with amino-acid sequence MVTRAQQIGVVIGLAIVTALTILRVSDPQLLRLARDLTFDQYQRLVPRTFETQPVRVIDIDEASLREFGQWPWPRNRIAALVDRLSDMGASAIAFDVLFAEPDRLSPRNVVRDVTGIDPSLLGKLPDNDEIFSQSLSGRPVVLGFGLSNEGTYLPSVKAGFAYTGESPFGAPPVLKAATPLQPQLEANAAGIGHISLNPGASSAVVRAVPLFLSDGKQLYPNLALEALRVAQGASTYILDAAPDTPNTLTRVKIGDFVVPVTATGELWLYVSPDTAERYISASKVLTTEDASADIKNAIEGSIVFIGTSASGLQDVRTTALGENVPGVSIHAQIVEQILSGRFLSRPDWADGLEILSIAVLGSLLVILTTFVNPAVALACGLLITFFALVASWAAFLYGGLLFDPLAPIVAGSITHFAATAFRFLVTDRERRDVRRAFGHYLSPSLLYRIEHTRNALRLGGDERELTVMFVDVRNFTQISEEMTPSAVVAFLNTLLDALSHHVIANDGTLDKFIGDSIMAFWNAPVDVSDHAGKAVHAALGMRETLARLNGTDAFGFGGKRKVGIGIGIHTGLACVGNMGAETRFNYSAVGDAVNIAARIETACKDVNFDILVSESTASLLPDCALLEAGALTLKGKSMRTKLFAVVGDARLARSAEFVELWAMHRRLVDALRARSTSNRKLVSAVKLKAQVAATGLLQDFYSQISRRAGHFVDEPEDKAADI; translated from the coding sequence ATGGTGACGCGCGCGCAGCAAATTGGCGTCGTTATCGGCCTAGCGATCGTCACAGCGCTGACGATCCTGCGGGTAAGCGATCCGCAATTGCTGAGGCTCGCCCGTGATTTGACATTCGACCAGTATCAGCGCCTGGTGCCCCGGACCTTCGAGACCCAGCCCGTCCGGGTGATCGACATAGACGAAGCGTCGCTGCGCGAATTCGGTCAATGGCCCTGGCCGAGAAACCGGATTGCCGCGCTTGTGGACAGGCTTTCCGACATGGGCGCCTCCGCCATCGCTTTCGATGTCCTTTTCGCCGAGCCCGACCGCCTGTCGCCTCGCAATGTCGTGCGCGACGTCACCGGCATCGATCCCTCACTGCTTGGCAAGCTGCCGGATAATGATGAGATTTTCTCACAATCGCTGTCCGGAAGGCCCGTGGTGCTGGGCTTCGGCCTCTCCAACGAAGGGACCTATCTGCCGTCGGTCAAGGCAGGATTTGCCTATACGGGTGAAAGTCCCTTCGGTGCGCCGCCCGTGCTCAAGGCCGCGACGCCGCTGCAGCCGCAATTGGAAGCCAATGCCGCCGGCATCGGCCATATCAGCCTCAATCCGGGTGCATCATCGGCGGTGGTGCGCGCGGTTCCGCTTTTTCTCAGCGACGGCAAGCAGCTTTACCCCAATCTTGCGCTCGAAGCGCTCCGGGTCGCACAGGGAGCCTCCACCTACATACTCGACGCGGCGCCGGACACGCCGAACACGCTAACCCGGGTTAAGATCGGGGATTTCGTGGTGCCGGTAACGGCGACGGGAGAGCTCTGGCTCTATGTGAGTCCCGACACTGCGGAGCGGTATATTTCCGCAAGCAAGGTGCTGACGACCGAAGACGCCTCGGCCGATATCAAAAACGCCATCGAAGGCAGCATCGTTTTCATCGGAACCTCCGCTTCCGGCTTGCAGGACGTCCGCACGACCGCCCTTGGTGAAAACGTGCCGGGTGTCTCCATCCATGCGCAGATCGTCGAACAGATCCTTTCAGGCCGCTTCCTTTCCCGGCCGGATTGGGCGGACGGGCTGGAAATCCTGTCCATCGCCGTGCTGGGCAGCCTTCTGGTGATCCTCACAACCTTCGTCAATCCGGCAGTCGCGCTTGCCTGCGGCCTGCTGATTACCTTTTTTGCCCTCGTCGCCTCCTGGGCGGCCTTTCTCTATGGGGGGCTCCTCTTCGACCCGCTGGCACCCATCGTCGCGGGATCGATCACGCATTTCGCGGCAACGGCATTCCGCTTTCTCGTGACCGACCGGGAACGGCGCGATGTCCGGCGGGCTTTCGGCCACTATCTCTCGCCATCGCTGCTCTATCGCATCGAGCATACGCGCAATGCCCTGCGCCTCGGGGGAGATGAGCGCGAGCTAACCGTCATGTTCGTCGATGTGCGAAACTTCACCCAGATCAGCGAGGAGATGACGCCGAGCGCCGTCGTCGCATTTCTGAACACGCTGCTCGATGCGCTGAGCCACCATGTCATTGCCAACGACGGCACGCTCGACAAGTTCATCGGGGACTCGATCATGGCCTTCTGGAACGCGCCCGTGGATGTCTCCGATCATGCCGGCAAGGCCGTGCATGCAGCTCTCGGCATGCGAGAAACCCTCGCCCGGCTCAACGGCACTGATGCATTCGGTTTCGGAGGCAAGCGAAAGGTCGGGATCGGGATCGGCATCCATACGGGGCTTGCCTGCGTCGGCAATATGGGTGCCGAGACACGCTTCAACTACTCAGCAGTCGGCGATGCCGTAAACATCGCCGCGCGCATCGAAACAGCCTGCAAGGACGTCAATTTCGACATTCTGGTATCCGAATCGACAGCTAGCCTGCTGCCCGATTGTGCCCTGCTCGAAGCGGGAGCGCTGACGCTGAAAGGGAAGAGCATGCGAACCAAACTCTTTGCGGTGGTCGGCGATGCGCGCCTGGCAAGATCTGCCGAATTCGTCGAACTTTGGGCTATGCACAGGCGGCTTGTCGATGCTCTGCGCGCGCGGTCCACGAGCAACCGCAAACTCGTCAGCGCCGTGAAACTCAAGGCGCAGGTCGCTGCGACAGGACTATTGCAGGATTTTTACAGCCAGATTTCGCGCCGAGCCGGACACTTCGTCGATGAACCAGAAGACAAAGCGGCTGACATCTAG
- a CDS encoding FecR domain-containing protein, whose protein sequence is MSCLRDAAIAVLSVTLLAPFSSRAAEKVGEAVLIKTEVTGAGGPLAVADPVHRDEQIRTSISGLGQFTFRDGTKLAVGAGSSVVIDKFVFDDSGAVKKLTINAAKGTFRWMSGNSNHSAYQIVTPAGTIGVRGTAFDFYVGRNGTTAVVLLNGAAQFCGAGGCRQLKAQCDCVVAKRNGEISDPRRVNRDILKTLGNQKALPFLSGDQTLSGRMAFAGGGDCGLSTAMRDRPNGISPRSAPANNPAPSQPDTPESPRAQAPAAPNTPETPSTPDVPNTPSAPDPGKPHEHDDDGKHHSHHGDHDDDDHDDGDHDGHHGDHDGGGHHHR, encoded by the coding sequence ATGTCGTGTCTCCGTGATGCCGCGATCGCTGTGCTGAGCGTCACGCTGCTCGCCCCCTTTTCTTCGAGAGCCGCCGAAAAGGTCGGCGAGGCGGTGTTGATTAAAACTGAAGTTACCGGCGCAGGCGGTCCGTTGGCGGTCGCTGATCCTGTCCACCGGGACGAGCAAATCCGCACCTCCATTTCGGGCTTGGGACAGTTCACATTTCGAGATGGCACGAAATTGGCCGTCGGCGCCGGCTCATCTGTCGTCATCGACAAATTCGTCTTCGATGACTCCGGCGCGGTCAAAAAACTTACGATAAATGCGGCAAAGGGGACTTTCCGCTGGATGAGCGGAAATTCGAACCACTCGGCCTATCAAATCGTGACGCCGGCCGGAACGATCGGTGTGCGCGGAACCGCGTTTGATTTTTATGTCGGCCGCAATGGGACGACGGCGGTCGTTCTGTTGAACGGCGCCGCTCAATTTTGCGGTGCGGGCGGCTGCAGGCAATTGAAGGCGCAGTGCGACTGCGTGGTCGCCAAACGCAATGGCGAGATAAGCGATCCGCGCCGGGTCAACCGCGATATTCTCAAGACGCTCGGCAACCAGAAAGCCCTGCCGTTCCTGTCCGGCGATCAAACGCTTTCGGGAAGAATGGCTTTTGCGGGCGGTGGCGATTGTGGCCTGTCGACCGCGATGAGAGACCGGCCTAACGGTATATCTCCGCGCAGCGCTCCGGCTAATAATCCTGCACCGTCACAACCCGATACACCGGAATCGCCACGCGCCCAGGCCCCCGCCGCACCGAATACGCCCGAAACTCCCAGCACGCCGGATGTCCCCAATACGCCAAGCGCGCCTGATCCCGGTAAACCGCACGAGCATGACGACGACGGTAAGCATCATAGCCATCACGGCGATCATGACGACGACGACCATGACGATGGTGATCATGACGGCCATCATGGCGATCATGATGGCGGCGGGCATCACCATCGGTAG
- the queE gene encoding 7-carboxy-7-deazaguanine synthase QueE: protein MSEARETTIRVSEIFGPTIQGEGILIGLPTVFVRTGGCDYRCSWCDTLHAVDSDYRDQWRPMSVDEIWQEVTRLSGGKPLMVSLSGGNPAIQPLGSLIAHGHDQGYRFALETQASIAKAWFADLDVLVLSPKPPSSGMATDWDALGDCLRLAADGPQIALKIVVFDDRDYAYARAAAARFPHLPVYLQPGNHTPPPPEADDATIDIDGIMDRMRWLVDKVTADGWFEARVLPQLHVLLWGNKRGV, encoded by the coding sequence ATGAGCGAGGCGCGCGAAACCACGATCCGCGTCAGCGAGATCTTCGGGCCGACAATCCAGGGCGAGGGAATATTGATCGGACTTCCGACAGTGTTCGTCCGGACCGGCGGCTGCGATTATCGCTGTTCCTGGTGCGATACGCTGCATGCGGTCGACAGCGATTATCGCGATCAATGGCGGCCGATGTCGGTCGATGAGATCTGGCAGGAGGTGACCCGGCTTTCCGGAGGCAAGCCGCTGATGGTTTCGCTTTCCGGCGGCAATCCGGCGATCCAGCCGCTCGGATCGCTGATCGCTCACGGCCACGACCAAGGCTACAGGTTTGCGTTGGAAACCCAGGCGAGCATCGCGAAGGCATGGTTTGCCGATCTCGACGTGCTGGTGCTGAGCCCAAAGCCGCCTTCGAGCGGAATGGCAACCGATTGGGACGCCCTCGGGGACTGTCTCCGCCTGGCGGCCGACGGACCGCAGATCGCGTTGAAGATCGTCGTTTTCGATGATCGCGATTATGCCTATGCACGTGCCGCCGCCGCCCGTTTTCCGCATCTGCCGGTCTATCTGCAGCCCGGCAACCACACGCCCCCTCCGCCTGAAGCGGATGATGCAACGATCGATATTGACGGCATCATGGATCGAATGCGCTGGCTGGTGGACAAGGTGACGGCAGATGGATGGTTCGAGGCGCGGGTTCTGCCGCAGTTGCATGTGCTTCTTTGGGGGAACAAGCGCGGCGTTTAG
- the queD gene encoding 6-carboxytetrahydropterin synthase QueD, producing the protein MFRITKQFHFSASHQLTHLPADHQCARLHGHNYIVEVELSAAELNADGFVRDYHELAPLKRYIDEHFDHRHLNEVLGHDRVTSEYLAKHFYDWCKQRLPETSAVRVSETPKTWAEYRP; encoded by the coding sequence ATGTTCCGCATTACCAAGCAATTTCACTTCTCCGCCTCGCATCAGCTCACCCATCTTCCGGCCGATCATCAATGCGCCCGGCTGCACGGGCACAACTATATCGTCGAGGTGGAGCTTTCGGCTGCCGAGCTTAATGCCGACGGTTTCGTCCGCGACTACCATGAGCTTGCGCCGCTAAAGCGCTATATCGACGAGCATTTCGACCATCGTCATCTGAACGAAGTTCTCGGTCATGACCGTGTGACGTCGGAATATCTGGCAAAGCATTTCTACGACTGGTGCAAGCAGCGTCTGCCAGAGACGTCGGCAGTGCGCGTCAGCGAGACGCCGAAGACCTGGGCGGAATATCGGCCATGA
- the queC gene encoding 7-cyano-7-deazaguanine synthase QueC — MKTIVICSGGLDSVSLAHKVAAEHQLIGLVSFDYGQRHRKELEFAAACARRLGVPHHVIDITAIGAHLTGSALTDNVEVPDGHYAEETMKATVVPNRNAIMLAIAFGLAAAQKADAVAVAVHGGDHFIYPDCRPGFIDAFQQMQNHALDGYADVSLYAPYVNISKADIVTDGAKNGTPFAETWSCYKGGIRHCGRCGTCVERREAFHLAGVDDPTEYDDPDFWVAATAGYSAEEVK; from the coding sequence ATGAAGACTATCGTCATCTGCTCCGGCGGATTGGACTCTGTTTCGCTCGCCCATAAGGTCGCTGCGGAACATCAGCTTATCGGGCTCGTATCGTTCGATTACGGCCAACGGCATCGCAAGGAGCTGGAATTCGCCGCCGCCTGCGCCAGACGCCTCGGCGTGCCGCATCACGTCATCGATATCACCGCCATCGGCGCACACCTGACCGGATCGGCCTTGACAGACAACGTCGAGGTGCCGGACGGACACTATGCCGAAGAAACGATGAAGGCGACCGTGGTTCCGAACCGCAACGCCATCATGCTCGCGATCGCCTTTGGCCTTGCAGCCGCGCAGAAGGCGGATGCCGTCGCCGTCGCCGTTCATGGCGGCGATCATTTCATCTATCCGGATTGCCGGCCGGGCTTCATCGATGCTTTTCAGCAGATGCAGAACCACGCCCTGGATGGCTATGCCGACGTTTCGCTCTATGCGCCCTATGTGAACATCTCCAAGGCAGACATCGTGACCGACGGCGCGAAGAACGGCACGCCCTTTGCCGAGACCTGGTCTTGCTACAAAGGCGGCATTCGTCATTGCGGCCGCTGCGGCACCTGCGTCGAACGGCGCGAAGCCTTCCATCTCGCCGGTGTCGACGACCCGACGGAGTACGACGATCCGGATTTCTGGGTGGCGGCGACCGCCGGCTATTCGGCCGAGGAGGTGAAGTAA